The following proteins are co-located in the Paenibacillus sp. FSL H8-0079 genome:
- the spoVT gene encoding stage V sporulation protein T: MKATGIVRRIDDLGRVVIPKEIRRTLRIREGDPLEIFVDRDGEVILKKYSPIGELGDFAKEYAESLYESTGHVTMISDRDTIITVAGGSKKEYLDKQVGQLLEGCMENRKTILETNNGSYELSKDHDETLSSFVIAPIISGGDPIGTVILFNKDESVKMSQMEVKMSETAAGFLGKQMEQ; encoded by the coding sequence CTTGGTCGTGTGGTCATTCCAAAAGAAATCCGCCGTACGTTACGTATTCGTGAAGGTGATCCATTGGAAATTTTCGTGGATCGTGATGGAGAAGTTATCCTTAAAAAATATTCGCCAATTGGCGAGCTTGGTGATTTTGCCAAAGAATATGCAGAATCCCTGTATGAGAGTACAGGACATGTAACCATGATCTCCGACCGGGACACCATTATCACGGTGGCAGGGGGCTCCAAGAAAGAGTATTTGGACAAGCAGGTAGGTCAACTGTTAGAGGGCTGTATGGAAAACAGAAAGACCATTTTGGAAACTAACAACGGTTCTTATGAGCTTAGCAAAGATCATGACGAGACGTTATCTTCTTTTGTTATTGCGCCGATTATCTCGGGTGGTGACCCCATCGGAACGGTTATCCTTTTCAATAAGGATGAATCGGTGAAGATGTCTCAGATGGAAGTGAAGATGTCTGAGACGGCTGCTGGTTTCCTTGGCAAGCAAATGGAACAATAG
- a CDS encoding polysaccharide biosynthesis protein encodes MKQPSTGSRLLQGAFVLGLAAIISKIIGAFQKIPLQNLGGDGVFGIYNTVYPLYMLIITLAAAGLPLAVSKFVAEQNALGRPDESRRIIRLSSVLLGGIGIIMALLMYAGAPLIADMIGNRHVVPSIRAASWALLFVPVMTGLRGYFQGLQQMVPTAVSQVVEQTIRVTVMIVLLLWLMRRDASLETIAAGAMMGSVAGGMVGLLVMLGYMVRHRRKDREVVTGQLNSEWSSKGGEAGTDRHEHSPITSHKKTVSAINPVLGERSRSNGEWIRTLLMYAIPVCLGSLAVPLMNLVDTFTVPRLLRGEGLDELQSMVSFGIYNRGLPLVQLVTMLATSLSVLFIPAMAEARLKGGPEAVRQQAGLALRWFWLIGLAASAGLAVLAEPINRMLYGDAAGTEALRYMALTAAGSTVSIIAAALLQGLGAVRAPAFSMLAAAGVKALLNVMLVPTLGISGAALAGAVAYMLAAGLNVALLARLVALRPAPGAVLAKPALVIAAMSLAAVGTAWAAEAVLGGMGIAADRRLAAMGVSLLGIAAGSAVFLLAAGRTGLLTAAELAAVPKLGPRLAKLLRRLRVLR; translated from the coding sequence ATGAAACAGCCGTCTACAGGCTCAAGGCTGCTACAGGGTGCATTTGTACTTGGGCTTGCCGCCATTATCTCTAAAATCATTGGTGCTTTTCAGAAGATTCCGCTGCAGAATCTGGGGGGAGACGGTGTGTTTGGCATTTACAATACGGTGTATCCGTTATATATGCTCATTATCACGCTTGCTGCTGCAGGACTGCCGCTGGCCGTATCCAAATTCGTAGCAGAGCAGAATGCACTGGGAAGACCAGACGAGAGCAGAAGAATTATTCGACTATCTTCCGTGCTGCTCGGGGGAATTGGAATTATAATGGCGCTCTTGATGTATGCAGGTGCGCCGCTGATCGCTGACATGATTGGCAACCGCCATGTCGTTCCATCGATTCGTGCAGCTTCATGGGCGTTGTTGTTTGTACCGGTGATGACAGGGCTGCGTGGATATTTTCAGGGATTACAGCAGATGGTCCCAACAGCGGTATCACAAGTGGTGGAGCAGACGATACGTGTCACCGTCATGATTGTTTTGCTTCTCTGGTTGATGAGGCGGGATGCTTCGCTTGAAACTATCGCTGCTGGTGCCATGATGGGCTCCGTTGCCGGCGGAATGGTTGGGCTACTAGTCATGTTAGGGTACATGGTCCGACATCGGCGGAAAGACAGGGAAGTGGTCACCGGACAATTGAACTCGGAATGGAGCAGTAAAGGCGGAGAGGCTGGAACAGACAGGCATGAGCATAGCCCAATTACGTCGCATAAGAAAACGGTGAGTGCTATTAATCCCGTTCTGGGAGAACGGTCACGATCCAACGGGGAATGGATCAGGACGTTGCTCATGTATGCCATTCCTGTCTGTCTCGGGTCGCTGGCCGTACCGCTGATGAATCTGGTGGATACCTTCACTGTGCCCCGGCTGCTGCGGGGAGAAGGACTGGATGAGCTCCAGTCGATGGTTTCCTTCGGCATCTACAACCGTGGATTGCCGCTGGTTCAACTGGTGACGATGCTGGCCACGTCACTATCTGTGCTGTTTATTCCGGCGATGGCGGAAGCCCGGTTAAAGGGCGGGCCAGAAGCCGTCCGGCAGCAAGCAGGCCTCGCGCTGCGCTGGTTCTGGTTGATCGGCCTGGCGGCATCCGCGGGTCTCGCGGTGCTGGCGGAGCCGATTAACCGCATGCTGTACGGAGATGCCGCAGGCACCGAAGCACTGCGGTACATGGCGCTGACGGCTGCGGGCAGCACCGTCAGCATTATTGCGGCGGCGCTGCTGCAAGGCCTCGGCGCCGTGCGCGCACCCGCGTTCAGCATGCTGGCCGCCGCAGGAGTCAAGGCGCTGCTGAACGTCATGCTTGTGCCGACGCTGGGCATCAGCGGCGCGGCTCTGGCAGGCGCAGTCGCCTACATGCTGGCGGCTGGCCTGAATGTGGCGCTGCTGGCGCGACTTGTCGCCCTGCGCCCTGCCCCTGGCGCCGTCCTGGCGAAGCCGGCGCTGGTGATCGCCGCCATGAGTCTGGCGGCGGTAGGCACGGCCTGGGCCGCCGAAGCCGTGCTCGGCGGCATGGGTATCGCGGCCGATCGCAGACTGGCCGCGATGGGCGTGAGCCTGCTGGGCATTGCCGCAGGCTCGGCCGTGTTCTTGCTGGCGGCGGGCCGGACAGGGCTACTGACCGCCGCGGAGCTGGCGGCTGTGCCCAAGTTGGGGCCTCGCCTTGCCAAGCTGCTGCGCAGACTGCGTGTGCTGCGCTAG
- the mazG gene encoding nucleoside triphosphate pyrophosphohydrolase, giving the protein MSAALTVVGLGSGDADQLTVGIIKKMKHAATLYVRTLDHPVLNDLKQEGLEMTSFDAIYEAKSSFPEVYDEIANQLIDAARKGEAGTEIVYAVPGHPMVAEASVRLLKERCPQMGISLRVMGGESFLDEAFIRLGFDPIEGFQLLDASSLNTELVQPQLHTLIGQVYDVFTASDVKLCLMEVYPDDYPVFVGHALGVQGQEVIHKIPLHELDRIEGYGNLSLIYVPKNTDDALRRRSFARLHEIVNILRSPGGCPWDQEQTHQSIRKNLIEETYEVIETIDEDDPDHMKEELGDLLLQILLHSQMEEEVGTFNVYDVIEGLNDKLIFRHPHVFGDNKAEDANEALQNWEQMKAEEKKRKGQDQEKVSVLDGIPRDLPALMKGYKLQKKAAKVGFDWDDVEGVFAKIEEELAELKEAVQQGQSAEERKLELGDLLFAAANVARFIDTDPEEALAATNRKFVGRFQYIEERLREQGRTPADSNVEEMEQFWQAAKKAGL; this is encoded by the coding sequence ATGAGCGCAGCTTTAACCGTAGTGGGTCTAGGATCTGGAGATGCAGACCAACTGACCGTAGGTATTATCAAAAAAATGAAACATGCAGCTACGCTGTATGTACGTACCCTGGATCATCCTGTATTAAATGATCTGAAACAAGAGGGGCTGGAGATGACCTCATTTGATGCCATCTATGAGGCGAAGTCCTCCTTCCCTGAAGTGTATGATGAGATCGCAAACCAACTGATAGATGCCGCTCGCAAGGGGGAGGCCGGAACCGAGATTGTGTATGCTGTTCCGGGTCATCCCATGGTGGCAGAAGCAAGTGTGCGCCTGCTCAAAGAACGTTGCCCGCAGATGGGTATCTCATTGCGTGTCATGGGCGGGGAGAGCTTCCTGGATGAAGCTTTTATACGACTTGGATTCGATCCAATCGAAGGCTTTCAACTCCTGGATGCCAGCAGCCTGAACACGGAACTGGTACAACCACAGCTACATACGTTGATTGGACAAGTCTACGATGTGTTCACTGCTTCGGATGTGAAGCTATGCCTGATGGAGGTTTACCCGGACGATTATCCCGTATTTGTGGGTCATGCACTGGGTGTACAGGGTCAGGAAGTTATTCACAAGATTCCGCTACACGAACTGGACCGAATCGAAGGGTACGGCAATCTGTCACTGATCTATGTACCGAAGAACACCGATGATGCCTTGCGTCGTCGATCCTTTGCACGTTTGCATGAGATTGTGAACATTCTTCGCAGTCCAGGTGGCTGTCCATGGGACCAGGAGCAGACGCATCAGTCCATTCGTAAAAACCTGATTGAAGAGACCTATGAAGTTATTGAGACGATTGATGAGGATGACCCCGACCATATGAAAGAAGAGCTGGGTGATCTGCTGCTGCAGATTTTATTGCATTCCCAGATGGAAGAAGAAGTTGGTACCTTCAATGTGTATGATGTCATCGAAGGTTTGAATGATAAGCTTATTTTCCGTCATCCACATGTTTTTGGCGATAATAAGGCAGAAGACGCGAATGAAGCTCTTCAGAACTGGGAACAGATGAAGGCAGAGGAGAAGAAGCGCAAGGGCCAGGATCAGGAGAAAGTTTCCGTGCTGGATGGCATACCGCGTGACTTGCCTGCATTGATGAAGGGATATAAGCTACAGAAGAAAGCAGCCAAGGTGGGCTTTGACTGGGATGATGTTGAAGGTGTGTTTGCCAAGATCGAGGAAGAACTGGCGGAGTTGAAAGAAGCTGTGCAACAAGGCCAGTCTGCGGAAGAACGGAAGCTCGAACTGGGTGATTTATTATTCGCAGCCGCGAATGTTGCAAGATTCATCGATACGGACCCGGAAGAGGCGCTCGCTGCGACCAACCGCAAGTTCGTTGGGCGGTTCCAGTACATCGAAGAGCGTCTGCGCGAACAGGGAAGAACACCAGCAGATAGCAATGTAGAAGAGATGGAGCAATTCTGGCAGGCTGCGAAGAAGGCAGGATTATAA
- a CDS encoding HU family DNA-binding protein, with amino-acid sequence MNKTDLINNISTKSGLTKKDVESVLNGFLGEITDALASGDKVQLIGFGTFETRKRSGRTGRNPQTGNEIVIPESTVPAFKAGNKLKEAVK; translated from the coding sequence ATGAACAAAACAGATCTGATTAACAACATTTCAACCAAAAGTGGTTTGACTAAAAAAGACGTTGAGTCCGTATTGAACGGCTTTTTGGGAGAAATTACAGATGCACTTGCCAGCGGAGACAAAGTACAATTGATCGGCTTTGGCACTTTTGAGACCCGCAAACGTTCCGGTCGTACCGGACGTAACCCACAAACAGGGAATGAAATTGTGATTCCTGAGTCCACTGTTCCTGCATTCAAAGCAGGCAACAAACTTAAAGAAGCCGTAAAATAA
- a CDS encoding RNA-binding S4 domain-containing protein, with product MRLDKFLKVSRLIKRRTVAKDVSEQGRVLVNGREAKPSAAVKVGDELTVQFGQKLVTVKVERIAESTKKDEASSLYTLVKEEPIAKDNGMNW from the coding sequence ATGCGTCTTGATAAATTCCTGAAGGTCTCCCGGTTAATCAAACGCCGTACTGTGGCCAAGGACGTCTCTGAACAGGGACGTGTTCTGGTGAACGGACGTGAAGCGAAGCCCAGCGCCGCTGTTAAAGTGGGCGATGAGCTGACGGTTCAGTTCGGTCAGAAACTGGTCACGGTGAAGGTGGAACGAATTGCCGAGAGCACGAAGAAGGATGAGGCGAGTAGCCTCTATACCTTGGTTAAGGAAGAGCCGATCGCCAAGGATAACGGGATGAACTGGTAA
- the yabP gene encoding sporulation protein YabP: MVEHGKAKQHHLSMQNRKLLDLTGVSNVESFDSEEFLLQTELGHLTIRGHNLHIKNLSLEEGLLSIEGTVSSLQYLDPGSQSKNSKGLFGKMFR, encoded by the coding sequence ATGGTTGAGCACGGTAAGGCCAAACAGCATCATCTGAGCATGCAGAATCGGAAACTGCTGGATCTGACAGGTGTCTCCAACGTGGAGAGCTTCGACAGTGAGGAATTTTTGCTGCAGACTGAACTTGGGCATCTGACCATCCGAGGGCACAATTTACATATCAAAAACCTGAGCCTGGAGGAAGGTCTGTTATCCATTGAAGGAACAGTCAGTTCGCTCCAATATCTGGACCCCGGTTCCCAGTCCAAAAACAGTAAAGGCCTGTTTGGCAAGATGTTCCGATGA
- the yabQ gene encoding spore cortex biosynthesis protein YabQ, protein MSPDTQWITLMWMLTSGVVMGMAYDSYRVLSGQLRFPRWSIHTLDLLYWVASALFVFRMLYAGNHGQLRFYVFLGLIIGVCFYFWLLSVTTQRFVVMLIKLARTLIHWCGHILNILIVMPAKGIYKLIRVLFGFVIAILLFLGRLVLQCLVPFGKLFRWMFRPLLKYWVTPHWMIRVGTRIAAMWKRWF, encoded by the coding sequence ATGAGTCCGGATACTCAATGGATCACATTGATGTGGATGCTTACTTCGGGGGTCGTGATGGGAATGGCCTACGACAGTTACCGGGTACTGTCCGGACAGCTGCGGTTTCCGAGATGGAGCATCCACACACTCGATCTGTTGTACTGGGTTGCTTCCGCGCTGTTCGTTTTTCGGATGCTATACGCCGGAAACCACGGACAGCTGCGGTTTTATGTCTTTTTGGGGCTGATTATAGGGGTTTGCTTCTATTTTTGGCTTTTAAGTGTTACAACCCAGCGTTTTGTGGTAATGTTAATTAAACTCGCAAGAACGCTGATTCATTGGTGTGGACATATCCTTAACATCCTGATCGTTATGCCGGCTAAGGGGATTTATAAGTTAATTCGCGTATTATTCGGTTTTGTAATTGCGATACTATTATTCCTGGGCAGGCTGGTGCTGCAATGTTTGGTACCTTTCGGCAAGTTGTTCCGCTGGATGTTTAGGCCGCTCCTGAAATATTGGGTAACGCCGCATTGGATGATCCGTGTGGGTACAAGAATTGCAGCGATGTGGAAACGCTGGTTTTAA
- a CDS encoding septum formation initiator family protein yields MGKTPVGRSKAPTNQGKSAGARRRLMLWMTFMIVFVIWAGYTFLVQTAQISDKSSHLATQQASKEDTLKKLEQLKYEVSRLNDPEYIGQLARKKGYYLPEETPIQVEESGN; encoded by the coding sequence ATGGGTAAAACACCTGTGGGCAGATCAAAGGCTCCAACTAACCAAGGAAAATCTGCCGGTGCACGAAGGCGCCTCATGCTTTGGATGACGTTTATGATTGTATTTGTAATATGGGCAGGATATACATTCCTTGTGCAGACTGCACAAATTTCGGACAAGAGTTCTCATCTGGCTACTCAGCAAGCTTCAAAGGAAGATACGTTGAAGAAGCTGGAACAGTTGAAGTACGAAGTCAGCCGGTTGAATGACCCCGAATACATAGGACAGCTGGCACGGAAAAAAGGATATTATCTTCCTGAGGAAACGCCGATCCAGGTTGAAGAGTCAGGGAACTGA
- a CDS encoding S1 domain-containing RNA-binding protein, with protein sequence MAIEVGTKLEGKVTGITHFGAFVDLSGGVTGLVHISEIADNYVKDVNDHLKLNDLVTVKVINVDKDGKIGLSIKQAVDKPVEQQTQSRPPRAPRPERSGGDRERFSGGGPSGGQGRGGGGGGFNRGDRGGRSFKPAAGKPSFEDKMSRFLKDSEERISSLKKNTEGKRGGRGAKRV encoded by the coding sequence ATGGCAATTGAAGTGGGCACCAAGTTAGAGGGCAAGGTGACAGGAATCACGCATTTTGGAGCATTTGTGGATCTGTCAGGAGGTGTCACGGGTCTCGTTCACATCTCGGAAATCGCCGACAATTACGTCAAAGATGTCAACGACCACCTGAAGCTGAATGACCTCGTTACAGTGAAGGTTATCAACGTTGACAAGGATGGCAAGATCGGACTTTCCATTAAGCAAGCTGTTGACAAACCGGTTGAGCAACAAACACAATCCAGACCCCCGAGAGCTCCTAGACCGGAACGCAGTGGAGGAGATCGCGAACGATTCAGCGGCGGAGGCCCAAGTGGTGGCCAAGGTCGTGGTGGCGGCGGCGGTGGATTTAACCGTGGTGACCGCGGAGGCCGTTCTTTCAAGCCCGCAGCAGGCAAACCTTCATTTGAGGATAAAATGTCACGCTTCCTGAAAGATAGTGAAGAGCGGATCTCTTCGCTTAAGAAGAACACAGAAGGCAAACGCGGAGGCCGCGGAGCTAAGCGTGTGTAA
- the spoIIE gene encoding stage II sporulation protein E, translating into MMEKWNVIQFPGMKAGKGGTEAREELSVRLKQWLGSRKAVQMVASRKWVLLLTFMGFLLGKAMILNELSPFAIAYFAVIAFMRRDYIIPVGAALLAGSLFAPFPVPLIVASEIAIFYLLFRGLESYDRAELSYAPTMVFTTTFMVKLFAVVIGPSFSWYAMLMLTMDSVLSFVLTLVFIQAIPIFTYRKKKFNLKNEEILCLIILLASVMTGAVGWTIQSLSVEHMLSRYLILIFALVGGAPLGASVGVITGLILSLADMSAVYQMSLLAFAGMLAGMLREGKRAAVALGMLLGSSILSIYLGGPGDVMNSLWETCAAIVLFMLTPKSLLTAISKYVPGTQDHTKSQHEYAKRIRDITAERVTRFSQVFRQLSRSFDQMSGAGEPVQKEGGMDHFMNAVAEGTCASCFKRTQCWDAKFIQTYKYMTDVMSTIEGNPEISGKQIPVDWNRVCAKPEEVLEVMRAQYGLHQHNMQWKRQIIDSRQLVAEQLSGVSQVMEDLAKEIQRESEEMVQQEEQIRDALESLGLSIHSIEIINLEAGNVEIEIVHAYTRGFDECRKMIAPLISDVLDEHIAVLHETMTDPRQGLATVTFGSAKTFEVTTGVAAAAKGGDVMSGDSFSTVELGNGTFAVALSDGMGNGERARMESSAALNILEQLLQSGMDEKLAIKSVNSVLMLRSPEEMYATVDMALIDEYTAETTFMKIGSTPSFIKRGQEVIQVSASNLPIGIIKDIEVDLVTVQLQPGDILIMMTDGIYDAPGYAVNKELWMKRLIQEIDTDDPQDLADCLLESVIRYQQHEILDDMTVVVGKVEHFRPEWATLRVPGINRMERPRTVS; encoded by the coding sequence ATGATGGAAAAGTGGAATGTCATTCAATTTCCGGGAATGAAAGCAGGTAAAGGAGGTACGGAAGCTCGGGAGGAGCTGTCGGTACGTCTGAAACAATGGCTTGGCTCCCGCAAGGCTGTCCAAATGGTTGCTTCCCGCAAATGGGTACTGCTGCTTACGTTTATGGGGTTCCTGCTCGGAAAGGCGATGATTCTGAATGAGTTATCACCCTTTGCCATTGCTTACTTCGCCGTGATTGCATTCATGCGCAGGGATTATATCATTCCGGTAGGTGCCGCGCTACTCGCAGGTAGTCTCTTTGCACCGTTTCCGGTACCACTCATTGTTGCATCGGAGATCGCCATCTTCTATCTGCTTTTCCGTGGACTGGAGTCATATGATCGTGCTGAATTATCATATGCACCAACGATGGTGTTTACCACTACATTTATGGTCAAGTTATTCGCGGTCGTGATTGGACCATCTTTCAGCTGGTACGCCATGCTGATGCTCACGATGGATTCGGTACTAAGCTTCGTGCTCACCCTTGTTTTTATACAAGCCATACCGATCTTCACCTATCGCAAAAAAAAGTTCAACCTAAAGAACGAGGAGATCCTCTGCCTGATCATATTGCTCGCTTCCGTCATGACGGGAGCTGTAGGTTGGACCATTCAGTCCTTGTCCGTCGAGCATATGCTCTCCCGTTATCTCATTCTAATCTTTGCACTGGTGGGCGGAGCCCCCCTGGGAGCCTCAGTTGGGGTCATTACCGGCTTGATTCTGAGTCTGGCTGACATGTCAGCGGTGTATCAGATGAGTCTGCTTGCTTTTGCCGGGATGCTGGCGGGTATGCTTCGAGAGGGTAAACGTGCGGCGGTTGCACTGGGCATGCTGCTGGGTTCGTCCATTCTTTCGATATATCTGGGCGGACCAGGCGATGTGATGAACTCATTATGGGAGACATGTGCAGCTATCGTTCTGTTTATGTTGACACCTAAGAGCTTGCTGACGGCGATATCCAAATATGTACCGGGTACGCAGGATCATACGAAGTCCCAGCATGAGTATGCCAAACGGATACGGGATATCACAGCAGAGCGTGTGACCCGGTTCTCGCAGGTATTCCGTCAATTGTCACGCAGCTTCGATCAGATGTCCGGTGCGGGGGAGCCGGTACAGAAAGAAGGTGGAATGGATCATTTCATGAATGCGGTTGCCGAGGGCACGTGTGCAAGCTGCTTCAAGCGTACGCAATGCTGGGATGCAAAGTTTATTCAAACCTACAAATATATGACGGATGTGATGAGCACAATTGAAGGGAACCCGGAGATTTCAGGCAAGCAGATTCCAGTGGATTGGAACAGGGTGTGTGCGAAACCGGAAGAGGTCCTTGAAGTCATGCGTGCCCAGTATGGGTTGCATCAACACAACATGCAATGGAAGCGTCAGATTATCGATAGCCGGCAGCTGGTTGCAGAGCAATTGTCTGGTGTATCTCAGGTCATGGAGGACCTTGCCAAAGAAATTCAGCGGGAAAGCGAGGAGATGGTGCAACAGGAGGAGCAGATTCGGGACGCACTGGAGTCACTGGGGCTGTCCATTCACTCTATCGAGATAATCAATCTGGAAGCGGGCAATGTAGAAATTGAGATTGTACATGCATATACACGGGGGTTCGATGAGTGCCGGAAAATGATTGCTCCGCTGATCTCGGATGTGTTGGACGAGCATATTGCCGTCTTGCATGAGACCATGACCGACCCTCGTCAGGGACTGGCGACTGTTACGTTTGGTTCAGCCAAAACGTTCGAGGTAACCACCGGTGTTGCTGCTGCTGCCAAAGGGGGAGATGTGATGTCAGGCGATAGCTTCAGTACGGTTGAGTTAGGTAACGGTACATTCGCGGTGGCGCTCAGTGATGGAATGGGCAATGGAGAACGGGCGCGCATGGAGAGCAGTGCAGCTCTGAATATTCTGGAACAGTTGCTACAGTCGGGCATGGACGAGAAACTGGCGATCAAATCGGTGAACTCCGTTCTGATGTTGCGCTCACCTGAAGAGATGTATGCCACAGTTGATATGGCACTGATTGATGAATATACGGCGGAGACCACGTTTATGAAAATCGGATCAACACCAAGTTTTATCAAACGTGGACAGGAGGTTATTCAAGTCTCAGCCAGCAATTTGCCGATCGGTATTATTAAGGATATTGAAGTGGATTTGGTAACGGTACAGCTTCAGCCGGGGGATATCCTCATTATGATGACGGATGGCATCTATGATGCACCGGGGTATGCGGTGAACAAAGAGCTATGGATGAAACGACTCATTCAAGAGATTGATACAGATGATCCGCAAGATTTGGCCGATTGCCTGCTTGAGAGTGTCATAAGATATCAGCAGCATGAAATTTTGGATGATATGACCGTCGTTGTTGGAAAAGTAGAGCATTTCCGCCCTGAATGGGCCACACTACGTGTGCCTGGCATCAACCGGATGGAGCGTCCACGGACCGTCAGTTAA
- a CDS encoding VWA domain-containing protein: MKQILLITDGCSNVGPSPVLAAAEAQEEGITVNVVGVIDYGTIGELGSREIEDIARAGGGISQIVGTRQLAHTMQMMTRKTVVQTIQQAVNRELTQILGEKEPKTVTDLEPAQRARVVEVMDDMAETTALQVILLIDVSASMKPKLAAVEEGIRDLMLSLQARMGQSKLSVFHFPGRHSGEDAVMDIDWTTDPGRVRSLFGRLQMKGATPTGPAIQKVIDFYRYGTLEEQQEIEGNYRIEREGMLGDNVV, translated from the coding sequence ATGAAGCAAATCTTGTTGATCACCGACGGTTGTTCCAATGTAGGACCAAGTCCGGTGCTGGCAGCGGCCGAAGCGCAGGAAGAGGGGATTACGGTTAATGTGGTTGGTGTGATTGATTATGGAACCATTGGTGAGCTGGGCAGTCGGGAGATTGAGGATATTGCCAGAGCTGGAGGTGGAATCAGCCAAATTGTAGGTACACGGCAGCTTGCCCATACCATGCAGATGATGACAAGGAAAACGGTGGTTCAGACCATTCAGCAGGCGGTTAATAGAGAGTTAACACAAATTTTGGGAGAGAAGGAGCCCAAAACGGTAACGGATCTGGAGCCTGCACAACGCGCCCGGGTCGTGGAAGTGATGGATGATATGGCTGAGACTACAGCGTTGCAGGTGATATTGCTGATTGATGTCAGTGCCAGCATGAAGCCCAAACTGGCTGCGGTAGAAGAAGGCATTCGCGATTTAATGTTAAGTTTGCAGGCGCGTATGGGTCAGAGCAAGCTTTCCGTATTTCATTTTCCTGGGCGACACAGTGGAGAAGATGCGGTAATGGATATTGACTGGACAACGGATCCAGGCCGGGTTCGGTCCCTGTTTGGACGTTTGCAGATGAAGGGTGCAACGCCGACAGGTCCTGCAATTCAGAAGGTGATTGATTTTTACCGTTATGGTACACTGGAGGAACAGCAGGAAATAGAAGGGAACTATCGCATTGAAAGAGAAGGGATGCTCGGTGACAACGTTGTCTGA
- a CDS encoding serine/threonine protein kinase, giving the protein MTTLSDASFPPGTVVTGKWNRSRYTIRKLLGKGANGIVFLVQRGENGKHYALKMGFDPVDLQSEVNVLKSFQLQRNHEALRQSGIPSYLKDVDDYAVRGRDIPFYVMRYVRGEALHHFIRRQGTDWTLLVGLRLLQKLAQLHQAGWVFGDLKPQNVLVSDYGQVELIDYGGVTSIGRSVKQFTEWYDRGFWNAGSRTADGTYDVFAFALLLIHVLEADALKALATEGLPQLRSVNQLVALVERSERLGPFRNWTIQALRGQFRDAGHAAQGWKEMMARPTPLRRRSKSTTPRWLKNAFAVSVILLIGVLIYALRF; this is encoded by the coding sequence GTGACAACGTTGTCTGACGCCTCTTTCCCGCCAGGAACCGTGGTTACAGGGAAATGGAATCGCAGTCGTTACACGATTCGGAAGCTACTGGGCAAAGGAGCCAATGGCATCGTTTTTCTTGTCCAACGGGGTGAAAATGGCAAACACTACGCGCTTAAAATGGGATTTGACCCGGTAGATCTGCAATCGGAAGTCAATGTGCTCAAATCTTTTCAACTACAGCGTAATCATGAGGCCCTTCGGCAGAGCGGCATTCCTTCCTATCTTAAAGATGTGGATGATTATGCCGTTCGTGGCCGGGATATTCCTTTTTATGTGATGCGTTACGTTCGAGGTGAAGCTCTTCATCACTTCATTCGGCGTCAGGGGACAGACTGGACACTTCTGGTTGGACTTAGACTCTTGCAGAAGCTGGCACAATTGCATCAGGCGGGATGGGTGTTTGGTGATCTCAAACCTCAGAATGTGCTGGTATCCGATTATGGGCAGGTGGAATTAATCGACTACGGCGGAGTTACGTCGATTGGTCGAAGCGTCAAGCAGTTCACCGAATGGTATGATCGGGGTTTCTGGAATGCAGGTAGTCGAACAGCAGATGGTACCTATGATGTATTTGCTTTTGCATTATTGTTGATTCATGTACTTGAAGCAGACGCGCTCAAGGCACTTGCAACCGAAGGTTTGCCGCAACTGCGAAGTGTGAATCAGCTCGTAGCGCTGGTGGAGCGCAGTGAACGACTGGGTCCTTTTCGCAATTGGACGATACAAGCCTTACGAGGTCAGTTTCGTGATGCAGGCCATGCGGCACAAGGATGGAAGGAAATGATGGCACGCCCTACGCCTCTTCGTCGTCGTTCCAAAAGTACAACACCGCGCTGGCTTAAGAACGCATTTGCTGTATCTGTGATATTACTTATTGGGGTGCTCATCTATGCACTACGTTTCTGA